CGCCAGTTGTACACCCTGCTGGGCACGCCGCACTTCGGCGAGGGCATGTGGGGCGTGCACGAGTGGAACTACCTGTTCAACTTCCGCAGCAATCCCGGCGGTGATTACTTTACCTGCCAGTTCCAGGTGCATTTCGATGCCAAGGGCGTGGCCCAGGCCGGCTACTGGAAGCCGCAGGCCTGCGCCGCGCTGCTGCAGCCGCCGGCACCACCTCCGCCGCCCCCGCCGCCGCCCGCACCGATGTCCAGTGAGCCGGTGCGCCTGTCGGCCGATGCATTGTTCGCCTTTGACAGCGCCACCCTGACCGAGGCCGGTCGCCGCAGCGTGGATGCGCTGTTGCAGCAGGTGCGCAGCGCCAGCCAGGTGCAGACCATCCAGGTGCTGGGCTACACCGACCGGATCGGCAGCGATGGCTACAACCAGGTGTTGTCGCAACGGCGCGCGCAGGCCGTCCGCGATGCGCTGGTGCAGGGCGGGGTGCCGGCTGCGGCGATCGTGGCCGAAGGGCGCGGCAAGGCCGACCCGCTGGTGCAATGCGCACAAGGCAACCGCCAGGCGGTGATTGCCTGCCTGGCGCCGAACCGTCGCGTCGAAATCTCGGGCCTCGCGCAGACGCGCTGAGCCCTTGCGTGGCGCACGGCCACGCGTCTTCCCCCGTTGGTACCCCGCGTCGATGCATCTCTCCCGCGTCGACCGGGGTGTTCTTTGACCTGGCTCGTCGCCCCCGCAGGATGTCTCCCCCGTCATCGCACCGGGGCGGCGGGCCAGGTCATCCTTTACCTGTCCCGCGGCGACGCCCGTTCCTGCAGCGTCGCCGCCCGCCGTTGCGCGGCGGGTGGGTCAGGGCATCAGCACCTTGTCCACCACGTGGATCACGCCATTGCTCTGGCGCACGTCGGCAATGGTGACGCGGGCGGTGCCGCCCTTGCTGTCGGTCAACGTAATGCCCTTGCCAACCTGGCGGGCAGTGAGCGTTTCACCCTGCACGGTGGTCAGTGCGGCCTTGCCGCCGCCCTGCTTGATCCGGGCCATCAGTGCGGTGCTGTCGAGGTTGCCGGCCACCACGTGGTAGGTGAGCACCTTGGTCAGGTCGGCTTTCTTCTCCGGCTTCAGCAACCCGTCGACCGTGCCCTTGGGCAGTGCGGCGAAGGCGGCGTTGGTCGGTGCGAACACGGTGAACGGACCCGGGCCCTTGAGCGTCTCGACCAGGCCGGCGGCCTTGACCGCGGCAACCAGGGTGGTGTGGTCCTTGGAGGCGACGGCGTTGTCGATGATGTCCTTGGTGGCGTACATCGGCGCACCACCCACCATGGGGTTGGCGGCCATGGCGTGGTCGTGGCCTGCCATCGGCGCCTGCGCGAACGCCAGCGGCGCGGCGGCGGTGGACAGGCAGGCAAGCAGAAGCAGACCGGTCAGCGAGCTTTTCATGTGCAGGGTCCCAGCAGGAGCGTCCAAGTGACGCAGCAGGATCTACGCGTGAAGCAGCGTGGCGGATGCAGCGGCGGCCGGCTTTCTACGTTTGTTATCGGCATGTGAGGGCGATCAGGCCGAGCCGCGTTCGCTGGTGATGGTGGCGCCCTCGCGCATTACCAGGGTCACCGGGGTCTTTTCGACGACGTCCAGCAGGCGCTGCCACTGCGCATCGCTCAGCGCCCCACTGGCATGCAGGACGCGGTGCACCACCAACTTGCCGGCGGCATCGCGCGAGGAGCTCAGCTCGGCGCGGAAGGTGCCCAGATCCCACCCTTTCTTCTCCGCATACATGCGCAGGGTGATCGCGGTACAGGCCGACAGCGATGCCAGGTACAGGTCGAACGGGGCCAGGCCTGCGCCCTGGCCACCGAGTGTGGCCGGTTCGTCGGCGATCACCTCGTGCACGCCGCTGCGGATGTGGTGGCGGTAGTTGGGGCCGTCGGAAACGATCTGGACCTGTGCCATGGGGGGCGCCGTGCGGTGGTGGGGAGGCGCGCAGCATCGCACGCTGCCGCGCGCCGTGCTCAGGGCGTGCGACGCGGGTCGCCACCGCCGGCGGCAATCCAGCCGTCCACCGCCTGTGCGACCACGGTCATCGGCATCGCGCCGTTGCCCAGCACCAGGTCGTGGAAGGCGCGGATGTCGAACCGCGTGCCCAGTTCCTGGCGTGCGCGTTCGCGCAGGGCCAGCAACTGCAGTTGGCCCATCTTGTACGACGAAGCCTGGCCCGGCTGGACCAGGTAGCGGTTGATCTCCACGCGCACGTCGCTGGCCTTCATGCCGGTCTTTTCCTGCATGTAGGTGGCGGCCTGCTCGGGCGTCCAGCGCTTGCGGTGCAGGCCGGTGTCCACCACCAGCCGCACCGAGCGGAACATCTCGGCCTGCAGCCGACCCAGGTCGCCGGCCGGGTCGTCCTTGTACACGCCGGCCTCGGCCATCAGCTGCTCGGCATACAGCGCCCAGCCTTCGCTGAAGGCGCTGGGATTGAGGCTGCGACGCAGCAACGGCAGGTCGGTCAGGGTCTGCCCGATCGAGATCTGGAAGTGGTGGCCCGGCGAGCCCTCATGGTAGGTGAGGGTGGGGATGCTCCAGCGCGTGTTGGACTCGATGTCGCCCAGGTTGATGAAGAACGTGCCCGGTCGCGAGCCGTCCATCGCCGGTGGGTAGTAGTAGCCGCCCGGTGAGGTCTTCTGCATGTGCGCCGGCACCGGCTGCACCACCAGCTTCTGCGGCGGCAGGTGGCCGAACCAGGTGGGCAGAATCGGGTCGAGGTCGCGCAGGCGCTGTTCGATGTCGCCCAGCAGTTCCTTGCGCCCGGCATCGGTATCGGCATACAGGTAGCGCGGGTCCTGGCGCAACTGCTGCACGCGCGCGGCCACGCTGCCGTCGCGCAGGCCCAGCTGGTCAAGCCGCGCGTCCATCAGCGTCTCCACCCGCGCCACCTCGTCCAGCCCGACCGCATGGATCGCATCGGCGTCCAGATCGGTGCTGGTGTACCAGCGCAACGCGGCGTCGTAGTAGGCCTTGCCCTGCGGCAGCGCCCACACGCCCTTGTTGCCCAGGTGGCGCGCCTGCAGGCCCTGCACATCGGCCAGCAGGCGCTGGTAGCCCGGGTTGACCGACTGCTGCACCGCGCGCGTGGCCTGCGCGACCAACGCGTCGCGGCGTGCGGCGGAAATCGCCGGCAGCTTCTCCAGCTTTCGCTGCAGCGACTGCACCCACAGGCTGTCCTTCGGCGCGGGTTCGAGCAGCGTGCGGAACTGGTCGGCGGCGCCCTGCAGCGCCACTTCGGGCGGCACCACGCCCTGCGCGGCCTGCATGTCCACGTTGGCGCGCACCTGGTCCAGCTTGGGTCCCATCGCCTGCAGGCGGGCGATGTAGTGCGCCGCGCTGGTCTCATCGGTGACCGCATGCTGGTTGTCCATGAACTGCGGCAGGTTCACCGGCAGGCTGAACAACTGGTCCACCGCATAGGTGCTGCCGCCCACCGGCAACCACGCCGCCGACCACGGCACCGCCATCAGGTCGATCTGGGTCTGGTAGAACCAGCGCGCCAGGCCGCTGCTCAGCTGCTGCTGCGCATCCAGCGGGGCGCCCTGCCACTGCGTGATCGCCGCCAGGTTGTCGGCCAGGAACCGGCGGTTGACCTCACGCCGTGCCAGCGACACGTCGGTGAGCTGGTCGGAACTGTCGGCCTGGCCGTCGCCGCTGATGCCGAGCATCGTGCGCAGCTCCGGGTCGGCGTTGATCGCGTCCATGGTCTGTGCGTCAAGCAGGGCATTGAAGGACACCGGCATGGGGGCGCCGGCTACCGTCGCCGGTGGCATCGGCGCCGCAGTGGCCGCCTGCGCGTGCGTGGGCGGCGCGCTGAGCGCCAACGCCGCGCCGATGGCGAGCGACAACAGGGCGGGGAGGGCGGAAGCGGTCGGGAACGGCATCACGGGACATCTCCGGTGGCGGGCTGCGCGCAGGCTACGCCAGACCAGCAGGGGCTGCACGTGCAGGGGTTACGCGCACCCTGCCGTAGGCGGCGTCTGCGCGGCTGCCGAGAACGCCCGCGCGCACCTGAGCGAAGCGTCAGCCGGTGCGCGGCGCGAAGCCGTCCGCGCTCCAGGCCTCGCTGCCCACGCCGTGATGGATCACGAACAGCCCGTCCGGGTCGTAGCGCTGCTTGGTCGCCAGCAGGCGCGGGTAGTGCGGGCCCCAGAAGGCCTGCTGCCAATCGGCCTGGAAGTAGTCGCACTCGGACACGTACGTAGGCGCCTTGGGCACCAGCACCGACAGGGCGTCGTAGGCACGCCGCACCCGTAGCGCGCCCCGGCGCGCGCCGGGTTCGTCCACGCTGCCGCCACAGCCGGGATAGACCGGGCCGCCGGCAGTGCCGATCAACGCCAGCGCGAAGGCGTCCAGCAGTGCCGGGTGGGTGGCGGTGTCGGCACTGGCCGCGATCGCGTCGGCGGGTGCGCCGAACAGGCCCTTGTTGCAATGCAGGCCCACGTCCATGTGCACCGCGGCGGCACACAGCGCCGTCGCGGCGGCCACCACCTGGTCTTCGCCAAGCAGCGCCGACGGCATCCACGCCGAGGCATACCCGTGCAGGAACCAGCCGACCTGGCCCTGGTCGCCCTTCCACAGCATGTGGTGGGCGGGCGCATCGGCACGGGTGTCCTCGGCGATGATCGCCGGCGCGTGCTGGCGGAAGAAGTCCGCGTCCCAGAAGTCGCGCGCCGGCATCGCCAGCGCCTGCAGCGGTTCGCGCACGGTGTACCCCGGGTTTGCGGTGATCCAGCCCAGCAGCGGCTGCCACGTGGCTGCCGCCGCCTCGCGGCTGAGGCCCTGGAACACCATCGAGATGGACAGGGTGCGGTCACCGGCGAAGGTGATCTGCTCGCCCCAGTGGGCGTTGCACAGGCGGTCCCGGTAGAAGCGCAGTACCTGCGCCGCCAGCGCACGCCACTGTTCTTCGGTGCTGGCCTGCACCTTGAAGGAGAGTCCGCCAAATGTATCGGGCAGGGCATGGGTCTTCAGGGTCATCCGGGTGACGATGCCGAAGCTGGCCGCACAGCCCCCCTTCAATGCCCAGAACAGGTCCGGGTCGTTGTCCGCATTGACCACCCGCACT
This is a stretch of genomic DNA from Stenotrophomonas rhizophila. It encodes these proteins:
- a CDS encoding fasciclin domain-containing protein → MKSSLTGLLLLACLSTAAAPLAFAQAPMAGHDHAMAANPMVGGAPMYATKDIIDNAVASKDHTTLVAAVKAAGLVETLKGPGPFTVFAPTNAAFAALPKGTVDGLLKPEKKADLTKVLTYHVVAGNLDSTALMARIKQGGGKAALTTVQGETLTARQVGKGITLTDSKGGTARVTIADVRQSNGVIHVVDKVLMP
- a CDS encoding DUF885 domain-containing protein; the encoded protein is MPFPTASALPALLSLAIGAALALSAPPTHAQAATAAPMPPATVAGAPMPVSFNALLDAQTMDAINADPELRTMLGISGDGQADSSDQLTDVSLARREVNRRFLADNLAAITQWQGAPLDAQQQLSSGLARWFYQTQIDLMAVPWSAAWLPVGGSTYAVDQLFSLPVNLPQFMDNQHAVTDETSAAHYIARLQAMGPKLDQVRANVDMQAAQGVVPPEVALQGAADQFRTLLEPAPKDSLWVQSLQRKLEKLPAISAARRDALVAQATRAVQQSVNPGYQRLLADVQGLQARHLGNKGVWALPQGKAYYDAALRWYTSTDLDADAIHAVGLDEVARVETLMDARLDQLGLRDGSVAARVQQLRQDPRYLYADTDAGRKELLGDIEQRLRDLDPILPTWFGHLPPQKLVVQPVPAHMQKTSPGGYYYPPAMDGSRPGTFFINLGDIESNTRWSIPTLTYHEGSPGHHFQISIGQTLTDLPLLRRSLNPSAFSEGWALYAEQLMAEAGVYKDDPAGDLGRLQAEMFRSVRLVVDTGLHRKRWTPEQAATYMQEKTGMKASDVRVEINRYLVQPGQASSYKMGQLQLLALRERARQELGTRFDIRAFHDLVLGNGAMPMTVVAQAVDGWIAAGGGDPRRTP
- a CDS encoding OmpA family protein, which produces MSASSIAHDHTPLLRSLSLGLAVLLFSACASGGKHKGDMPEGAAVTPEAGEVTFPDPKRATLKEGLFVDLDSLRLFARGMTKRQLYTLLGTPHFGEGMWGVHEWNYLFNFRSNPGGDYFTCQFQVHFDAKGVAQAGYWKPQACAALLQPPAPPPPPPPPPAPMSSEPVRLSADALFAFDSATLTEAGRRSVDALLQQVRSASQVQTIQVLGYTDRIGSDGYNQVLSQRRAQAVRDALVQGGVPAAAIVAEGRGKADPLVQCAQGNRQAVIACLAPNRRVEISGLAQTR
- a CDS encoding OsmC family protein; amino-acid sequence: MAQVQIVSDGPNYRHHIRSGVHEVIADEPATLGGQGAGLAPFDLYLASLSACTAITLRMYAEKKGWDLGTFRAELSSSRDAAGKLVVHRVLHASGALSDAQWQRLLDVVEKTPVTLVMREGATITSERGSA
- a CDS encoding FAD-dependent oxidoreductase, with protein sequence MKRRDCLKASLALPLLPLVLKAAAAAPLSGRRVRPGTAGWPGRADWTQLSQAVGGRLSVPQSPFAGDAATRAEALAQIHNPFYIGDQPGLTQTSGYFGAWRSVPSAQMVAATSSADVAAAVNFARTHRLRLVVKGGGHSYHGTSCAPDSLLVWTRAMNQIQLHDAFVPQGTRAGTVAQPAVSVGAGAMWIDAYNAVTTHGGRYVQGGGCTSVGVTGLVTGGGFGSFSKAFGSAAASLLEAEVVTADGRVRVVNADNDPDLFWALKGGCAASFGIVTRMTLKTHALPDTFGGLSFKVQASTEEQWRALAAQVLRFYRDRLCNAHWGEQITFAGDRTLSISMVFQGLSREAAAATWQPLLGWITANPGYTVREPLQALAMPARDFWDADFFRQHAPAIIAEDTRADAPAHHMLWKGDQGQVGWFLHGYASAWMPSALLGEDQVVAAATALCAAAVHMDVGLHCNKGLFGAPADAIAASADTATHPALLDAFALALIGTAGGPVYPGCGGSVDEPGARRGALRVRRAYDALSVLVPKAPTYVSECDYFQADWQQAFWGPHYPRLLATKQRYDPDGLFVIHHGVGSEAWSADGFAPRTG